A window of the Diceros bicornis minor isolate mBicDic1 chromosome 28, mDicBic1.mat.cur, whole genome shotgun sequence genome harbors these coding sequences:
- the LOC131393166 gene encoding bile acid-CoA:amino acid N-acyltransferase-like, translating to MIQLTATPASALVDEPVHIRATGLTPFQIVLLQASLEDEMGNLFHSQAYYRANEVGEVDLEHASSLGGDYVGVHPMGLFWSLKPEKILTRLLKRDVMNSPFQVQLKLYNSNVILIDNASTAPNVSLTLERWYAAPGVTRIQVREGRLRGVLFLPPGDGCFPGVIDLFGGFGGLTEFRASLLASHGFAALALAYRDYEDLPSKLEKVDLEYFEEAANFLLRHPKVLGPGIGVVSICKGAEIGLSMAIHLKQVTATVLINGPNFILEIPQVYRGQIHQPLPISPQLLSISALGLSEFQHIFEATRAKANQTFFLPIEKAQGHFLFIVGEDDKNINTKACAKQATEQLRRNGKKNWTLLSYPGAGHLIEPPYSPLCCASQISSLHLLVLWGGEVIPHAAAQEHSWKEIQKFLRKHLIPVVTSRL from the exons ATGATTCAGCTGACGGCTACCCCTGCAAGTGCACTTGTCGATGAGCCAGTGCATATCCGAGCTACAGGCCTGACTCCCTTTCAGATAGTGCTTCTGCAGGCCTCGCTAGAAGATGAAATGGGGAACTTGTTTCATTCCCAAGCCTACTATAGGGCCAATGAAGTTGGTGAGGTGGACCTGGAGCATGCTTCTTCACTTGGAGGTGATTATGTAGGAGTCCACCCCATGGGTCTCTTCTGGTCCCTGAAACCTGAAAAGATATTAACTAGACTGTTGAAAAGAGATGTGATGAATAGCCCCTTCCAGGTTCAACTAAAACTCTATAATTCAAATGTAATCTTAATCGACAATGCCTCCACTGCTCCAAATGTCAGCCTGACTTTGGAGAGGTGGTACGCAGCACCTGGTGTCACACGAATCCAAGTCCGAGAAGGCCGCCTTCGGGGAGTCCTCTTTCTCCCTCCAG gagACGGCTGTTTCCCCGGAGTAATTGATTTGTTTGGTGGTTTTGGTGGACTTACTGAATTCCGGGCCAGTCTCCTGGCCAGTCATGGCTTTGCTGCCTTGGCCTTGGCTTACCGTGACTATGAAGACCTGCCTTCCAAACTAGAGAAAGTAGATTTGGAATATTTTGAGGAAGCTGCCAACTTTCTCCTGAGACATCCTAAG GTCCTTGGTCCAGGCATTGGGGTAGTCTCCATATGCAAAGGAGCAGAGATTGGACTCTCCATGGCTATTCACCTAAAACAAGTCACAGCCACGGTGCTTATTAATGGGCCCAACTTCATTCTTGAAATTCCACAGGTATATCGTGGTCAGATACATCAGCCCTTGCCCATCTCTCCACAATTACTATCCATCAGTGCCTTAGGGTTATCAGAGTTTCAGCACATTTTTGAGGCAACTAGAGCTAAGGCCAATCAGACATTTTTTCTCCCCATTGAAAAAGCCCAGGGACATTTCCTCTTCATTGTGGGAGAAGATGATAAGAATATCAACACTAAAGCATGTGCTAAGCAAGCCACAGAACAGCTGAGGAGAAATGGGAAGAAGAATTGGACCCTGTTATCTTATCCTGGGGCGGGCCACCTGATAGAGCCTCCCTATTCCCCGCTGTGCTGTGCCTCACAGATCTCCAGTCTTCACCTCTTGGTGCTCTGGGGAGGAGAGGTGATCCCACATGCAGCTGCACAGGAACATTCTTGGAAGGAGATCCAGAAGTTTCTCAGGAAGCACCTCATTCCAGTTGTGACCAGTCGACTCTGA